A window from Carassius gibelio isolate Cgi1373 ecotype wild population from Czech Republic chromosome B3, carGib1.2-hapl.c, whole genome shotgun sequence encodes these proteins:
- the LOC127953347 gene encoding zinc finger protein 271-like — protein sequence MFVKEESEHEEPETWRIKHEEQETWGIKYEEQEKCGIKHEEPETWRINQEEPETWIIKHEELDTWRIKHEEPETCRIKHEEPETWIIEHEEPETCKIKHEEPETWIIEHEEPETWRIKHEEPETWRIKQEEPETWRIKQEEPETWRIKHEEPETVRIKHEEPESCRVKHEEPENGRIKHEEPERELIEEKEENEESSEVEEKNHVKTGGKPLGFSQSKQKDLKKKRAKKSFRCTQCGKRFTDKTGFEHHMRIHTGEKPFTCDQCGKSFTQSSNLNIHMNIHTADKKHACDQCGKMFLWVSLLKKHLKVHAKEKPHPCYLCSKSFLPLQSLKVHQKIHTGERVYIKRNERFHTGKKPYKCSHCDKRFSDKSNLKTHERIHTGEKPYKCSHCDKRFNYSSYLKTHERIHTGEKPYKCSHCDKRFNYSSYLKTHESIHTAEKPYKCSNCYKRFSHPSHLKAHERIHTGEKPYKCSHCDKRFSKLSGQKIHERIHTGEKPYKCAHCDKRFSDSSSLKRHERIHTGEKPYKCAHCDKRFNDSSSLKMHERIHTGEKHYKCAHCDKTFNDSSSLITHERIHTGETHYKCAHCDKTFNDSSSLKTHKRIHIGEKLFNCAHCDKTFNDSSSLKTHERIHTGEKHYKCAHCDKTFNDSSSLITHERIHIGEKLYKCAHCDKTFNDSSSLKTHKRIHIGEKPYKCAHCDKTFNDSSSLKTHERIHTVEKPYKCSHCDKRFSKSSGQKIHERIHTGEKPYKCAHCDKRFSDSSTLKTHERIHTGEKPYKCSHCDWRFSVSSSLKIHERIHTGEKPYKCAHCDKRFRDSSTLKAHERIHTGEKPYKCAHCDKRFSDSSYLKTHERIHTGEKPYKCSHCDKIFSDSSNLKTHERLHTGEKPYKCSHCDKRFRDSTHLKTHERIHTNETK from the exons atgtttgttaaagaggagagtgaacacgaggaaccagaaacctggagaataaaacacgaggaacaagaAACATGGGGAATAAAATATGAGGAACAAGAAAAATGcggaataaaacacgaggaaccagaaacctggagaataaatcaagaggaaccagaaacctggataataaaacatgaggaactagatacctggagaataaaacacgaggaaccagaaacctgcagaataaaacacgaggaaccagaaacctggataaTAGAacatgaggaaccagaaacctgcaaaataaaacacgaggaaccagaaacctggataatagaacacgaggaaccagaaacctggagaataaaacacgaggaaccagaaacctggagaataaaacaagaggaaccagaaacctggagaataaaacaagaggaaccagaaacctggagaataaaacacgaggaaccagaaaccgtgagaataaaacacgaggaaccagaatcCTGCAGagtaaaacacgaggaaccagaaaacgggagaataaaacacgaggaaccagaaagaG AGTTAATTGAAGAAAAAGAGGAGAATGAAGAATCAAGTGAAGTTGAGGAGAAAAATCACGTCAAAACTGGAGGAAAACCTTTGGGTTTCTCTCAAAgcaaacagaaagatttaaagaaaaaaagagcaaagaAGTCCTTCcgctgcactcagtgtggaaagagattcaCAGACAAAACAGGTTTTGAGCatcacatgagaattcatactggagagaaaccattcacttgtgatcagtgtgggaagagtttcacacaatcatcaaaccttaatatacacatgaacatccacactgcaGACAAGAAGCATGCATGTGATCAATgcggtaaaatgtttttatgggttTCACTTCTGAAGAAACACTTGAAAGTTCATGCAAAGGAGAAACCACATCCATGTTATTTGTGTAGTAAGAGTTTTTTGCCTCTACAAAGTTTGAAAGtacatcagaaaatacatactggtgaaagagtatatataaaaagaaatgaaaggttCCACACTGGaaagaaaccttataagtgttcacactgtgacaagagattcagtgataaatcaaatctgaaaacacatgagaggattcacactggagagaaaccttataagtgttcacactgtgacaagagattcaattaTTCATCATATCTGAAAacgcatgagaggattcacactggagagaaaccttataagtgttcacactgtgacaagagattcaattaTTCATCATatttgaaaacacatgagagcattcacactgcagagaaaccttacaagtgttcaaactgttacaagagattcagtcatccatcacatctgaaagcacatgagaggattcacactggagagaaaccttacaagtgttcacattgtgacaagagattcagtaaatTATCAGGTCAGAaaatacatgagaggattcacaccggagagaaaccatataagtgtgcacactgtgacaagagattcagtgattcatcatctctgaaaaggcatgagaggattcacactggagagaaaccatataagtgtgcacactgtgacaagagattcaatgattcatcatctctgaaaatgcatgagaggattcacactggagagaaacattataagtgtgcacactgtgacaagacattcaatgattcatcatctctgataacgcatgagaggattcacactggagagacacattataagtgtgcacactgtgacaagacattcaaTGATTCTTCATCTCTGAAAACGCATAAGAGGATTCACATTGGAGAGAAACTTTTTAattgtgcacactgtgacaagacattcaatgattcatcatctctgaaaacgcatgagaggattcacactggagagaaacattataagtgtgcacactgtgacaagacattcaatgattcatcatctctgataacgcatgagaggattcacattggagagaaactttataagtgtgcacactgtgacaagacattcaaTGATTCTTCATCTCTGAAAACGCATAAGAGGATTCACattggagagaaaccttataagtgtgcacactgtgacaagacattcaaTGATTCTTCatctctgaaaacacatgagaggatccacactgtagagaaaccttataagtgttcacactgcgacaagagattcagtaaatcatcaggtcagaaaatacatgagaggattcacactggagagaaaccatataagtgtgcacactgtgacaagagattcagtgattcatcaactctgaaaacacatgagaggatccacactggagagaaaccttataagtgttcacactgtgactggagattcagtgtgtcatcaagtctgaaaatacatgagaggattcacactggagagaaaccatataagtgtgcacactgtgacaagagattccgTGATTCATCAACTCTGAaagcacatgagaggatccacactggagagaaaccttataagtgtgcacactgtgacaagagattcagtgattcatcatatctgaaaacacatgagaggatccacactggagagaaaccttataagtgttcacactgtgacaagatattcagtgattcatcaaatctgaaaacacatgagaggctccacactggagagaaaccttacaagtgttcacactgtgacaagagattcagggATTcgacacatctgaaaacacatgagaggattcacacgaATGAAACCAAATaa